Proteins from one Nitrososphaerales archaeon genomic window:
- the thiT gene encoding energy-coupled thiamine transporter ThiT, whose translation MASAQPQKVGRNRVAIIAEMSVMIALAAVLNTVKVLTLPEGGSVTLGAMVPLLLFALRRGTKAGVVAGMIFGVIDLYFEPFVYNPIQFLLDYPLAFGALGLAGNFRARPLLAVAAGIAGRFTCHFLSGLIFFASFAPAGESPAVYSALYNGSYLLPEFVISAVVILVLANRGALKAGIHSMAS comes from the coding sequence ATGGCGAGTGCGCAACCCCAGAAGGTCGGGAGAAACCGAGTTGCCATTATCGCAGAGATGTCCGTAATGATTGCTCTTGCAGCAGTATTGAACACGGTAAAGGTCCTCACTTTGCCTGAAGGCGGCTCCGTGACCTTGGGGGCGATGGTGCCACTCCTGCTCTTTGCCTTGAGAAGGGGGACGAAGGCCGGGGTCGTTGCGGGGATGATATTCGGAGTGATTGACTTGTACTTCGAGCCCTTCGTCTACAACCCAATCCAGTTCCTCCTCGATTACCCGCTCGCCTTCGGAGCTCTTGGATTGGCAGGCAACTTTAGGGCAAGACCTCTGCTCGCCGTCGCTGCCGGCATCGCGGGACGATTCACCTGCCACTTCCTTTCTGGCCTCATCTTCTTCGCGAGCTTCGCTCCTGCAGGAGAGAGCCCAGCGGTGTACTCGGCGCTCTACAACGGGAGCTACCTATTACCAGAGTTCGTGATAAGCGCAGTTGTCATCTTGGTTCTGGCAAACAGGGGAGCTCTGAAGGCAGGAATCCACTCTATGGCGAGTTAG
- a CDS encoding AIR synthase related protein, with protein sequence MSPSFLEKVILRNLGAVSARVLLGPGRGLDNAVISIGKTRRMILTSDPVSIIPSLGMETSAWLSVHLVASDYATSGLRPQFATFTFNLPGELKNEDAAVYLRAIGKECRKLRMSIVAGHTGTYPGGAFTVVGGGTMFGFCREGDYVDPSMARTGDAILMTKGAAIEATAYLALSFPKYIERKVGSAIAGRAKALVRRCSTVADALTASSIGLGRDGVTSMHDATEGGVLGGLDEMMSACGKAAVIEREMIHVPEECEAVCGAFGIDPLNALSEGTLLITCNPSRADDLLKAMRREGIATYGIGHVTDGNGLWVSEHGGSARRTKPRGDGYWKAYRKSVESELE encoded by the coding sequence GTGAGTCCTTCGTTCCTTGAGAAGGTCATCCTGAGGAACCTGGGTGCGGTCTCGGCGCGGGTCCTACTCGGGCCGGGGAGAGGCCTCGACAATGCGGTAATTTCCATCGGGAAGACGAGAAGGATGATTCTTACTTCGGACCCAGTCTCTATAATCCCATCGCTGGGAATGGAGACGTCTGCTTGGCTCAGCGTCCACCTGGTCGCATCTGATTACGCTACATCCGGCCTCAGGCCTCAATTCGCCACATTCACCTTCAACCTTCCTGGAGAGCTGAAGAATGAGGATGCCGCAGTCTATCTGAGGGCTATCGGAAAGGAGTGCCGTAAGCTACGGATGTCGATAGTGGCGGGGCACACCGGAACCTACCCAGGAGGCGCGTTCACTGTCGTGGGCGGGGGGACGATGTTCGGGTTCTGCAGGGAGGGCGATTACGTGGACCCTTCCATGGCACGCACAGGAGACGCCATACTGATGACCAAGGGGGCTGCAATAGAAGCGACCGCATATCTCGCCCTCTCATTCCCGAAGTATATCGAGAGGAAAGTGGGTAGTGCAATTGCGGGCAGGGCGAAGGCCCTCGTCCGCAGATGTTCGACTGTCGCCGACGCCCTCACTGCGAGTTCCATCGGGTTGGGGAGGGACGGCGTGACATCGATGCACGATGCAACCGAGGGCGGAGTCCTCGGCGGGCTGGACGAGATGATGTCGGCTTGCGGTAAGGCGGCTGTCATCGAGAGGGAGATGATACACGTCCCAGAAGAGTGCGAGGCGGTCTGCGGTGCGTTCGGAATCGACCCGCTAAACGCGTTGAGCGAAGGGACGCTCTTGATCACGTGCAATCCATCAAGGGCGGACGACCTGTTGAAGGCGATGAGGAGGGAAGGAATCGCCACTTACGGGATTGGTCACGTGACGGACGGGAATGGGTTATGGGTCTCCGAACACGGAGGATCTGCGAGGAGGACAAAACCCAGAGGCGACGGCTACTGGAAAGCCTACCGAAAGTCTGTGGAGTCGGAACTGGAGTAG